The following are encoded in a window of Panthera leo isolate Ple1 chromosome B2, P.leo_Ple1_pat1.1, whole genome shotgun sequence genomic DNA:
- the LOC122218910 gene encoding olfactory receptor 2B11-like: MNNSHPKEFVLLGFADRPWLELPLFAILLITYPMAMVGNTAIILVSRLDARLHSPMYFFLTNLSFLDMCYTTSIVPQMLFNLGSTKKTISYVGCAAQLYFFHIMGGTECLLLAIMSFDRYLAICKPLHYTLIMNPRICILLASTVWLAGITYAVSEATATLQLPLCGLNKLDHLLCEIPVLIKASCGEKAANELTLSVVCIFMLAVPLGLILASYACIGHAVFKIKSSEGRKKAFGTCSSHLIVVFLFYGPGISMYLQPPSSISRDQPKFMALFYGVVTPALNPFIYTLRNKDVKGALGNLVSGIFASK; this comes from the coding sequence ATGAATAACAGCCATCCTAAAGAGTTTGTTCTACTAGGCTTTGCAGATCGTCCTTGGCTGGAGCTTCCTCTATTTGCTATTCTTCTTATAACATACCCCATGGCCATGGTAGGAAACACAGCCATCATTCTGGTGTCCAGGTTAGATGCCCGTCTGCACAgccccatgtatttcttcctcacCAACCTCTCCTTCCTGGACATGTGCTACACCACAAGCATCGTCCCTCAGATGCTGTTTAACCTGGGAAGCACCAAGAAGACGATCAGCTATGTGGGGTGTGCAGCTCAGCTTTATTTCTTCCACATAATGGGGGGCACAGAATGTCTGCTTCTGGCTATTATGTCTTTTGATCGCTACCTGGCTATCTGCAAGCCTCTACACTACACCCTCATCATGAACCCACGCATCTGTATCCTGCTGGCATCCACTGTGTGGTTGGCTGGAATCACGTATGCTGTCTCAGAGGCCACTGCTACCTTACAGTTACCACTGTGTGGACTCAATAAATTGGACCACTTGCTGTGTGAGATTCCTGTTCTGATAAAGGCTTCCTGTGGAGAAAAGGCTGCTAATGAGCTCACACTCTCTGTggtgtgtatttttatgttagCTGTCCCGCTAGGCTTAATTCTTGCTTCCTATGCTTGCATTGGACATGCCGTATTTAAAATTAAGTCttctgagggaaggaaaaaggcctTTGGGACATGTTCCTcccatctcattgtagttttcttgttttatggtCCAGGCATTAGCATGTACCTTCAGCCCCCCTCCTCCATCTCAAGAGACCAGCCCAAATTCATGGCGCTCTTCTATGGAGTAGTGACCCCTGCGCTGAACCCTTTTATCTACACCTTGAGGAATAAGGATGTGAAGGGAGCATTAGGCAACCTAGTCAGTGGCATTTTTGCGTCGAAGTGA